The following coding sequences lie in one Halorarum halophilum genomic window:
- a CDS encoding geranylgeranyl reductase family protein, with product MSTYEPDIAVVGAGTAGCYAAATAAEAGLDVVVVERKDEEEAGHIACGDALKGADAFPDAIPKEAIEPAFTNTDVTHGRFEIPSHDTVLEIPVPGELAVIDRWEYGRRIIDGAAAKGVDFHYDTVVQDVTQDDDGRVTGVRAKRKGDVVEYDAEVVVDAAGSLSILQDKADLSDATFDTNVSYSQFCSAYREVVEVQEPVEWTDALVFKPTTTAAGYVWYFPRTSTEINAGLGFQMTEEPMKLVEDLKQDLRNRAEFAGATVKDKLGAALPTRRPYDSAVAPGFVAVGDAAGHVNPTTGGGIAGAAYAGKYAAEQAVRAIGEGDTSEEALWHYNERVMDHFGGRYAGLDVYNILATAVDVDDLMGLLASLPGEKLAEALYSGKTSMGWKLKLRTAIDSYGYWQQIRDFYQVKGYAEELIEHYDRYPSKPGAFEIWQEQRDDLMDEVYAVTGADPKY from the coding sequence ATGAGTACCTACGAGCCGGACATCGCGGTCGTCGGCGCTGGCACGGCGGGCTGCTACGCGGCGGCCACGGCCGCCGAGGCGGGCCTGGACGTCGTCGTCGTCGAGCGCAAGGACGAGGAGGAGGCGGGCCACATCGCCTGCGGCGACGCGCTGAAGGGCGCGGACGCGTTCCCGGACGCCATCCCGAAGGAGGCCATCGAGCCGGCGTTCACGAACACCGACGTGACCCACGGCCGCTTCGAGATCCCGAGCCACGACACGGTCCTCGAGATCCCCGTCCCCGGCGAGCTCGCCGTCATCGACCGGTGGGAGTACGGCCGGCGCATCATCGACGGCGCCGCGGCCAAGGGCGTCGACTTCCACTACGACACGGTCGTCCAGGACGTCACCCAGGACGACGACGGCCGGGTCACCGGCGTCCGCGCCAAACGGAAGGGCGACGTCGTGGAGTACGACGCCGAGGTCGTCGTCGACGCCGCCGGCTCGCTCTCCATCCTCCAGGACAAGGCCGACCTCTCGGACGCGACGTTCGACACGAACGTCTCCTACTCGCAGTTCTGTTCCGCCTACCGCGAGGTCGTCGAGGTCCAGGAGCCGGTGGAGTGGACCGACGCGCTCGTGTTCAAGCCGACCACCACGGCTGCGGGTTACGTCTGGTACTTCCCACGCACGAGCACGGAGATCAACGCCGGGCTCGGCTTCCAGATGACCGAGGAGCCGATGAAGCTCGTCGAGGACCTCAAGCAGGACCTCCGCAACCGCGCGGAGTTCGCGGGCGCGACGGTGAAGGACAAGCTCGGCGCCGCTCTCCCCACGCGCCGGCCGTACGACTCGGCGGTCGCGCCGGGGTTCGTCGCCGTCGGCGACGCCGCGGGCCACGTCAACCCCACGACCGGCGGCGGTATCGCGGGCGCGGCCTACGCCGGCAAGTACGCCGCAGAGCAGGCCGTCAGGGCCATCGGCGAGGGCGACACCTCCGAGGAGGCGCTGTGGCACTACAACGAGCGCGTCATGGACCACTTCGGCGGCCGGTACGCCGGGCTGGACGTGTACAACATCCTCGCGACCGCGGTGGACGTGGACGACCTGATGGGCCTGCTTGCCTCCCTGCCCGGCGAGAAGCTCGCGGAGGCGCTCTACTCGGGGAAGACGTCGATGGGGTGGAAGCTGAAGCTCCGTACCGCCATCGACAGCTACGGGTACTGGCAGCAGATCAGGGACTTCTACCAGGTGAAGGGCTACGCCGAGGAGCTCATCGAGCACTACGACCGATACCCCTCGAAACCGGGCGCGTTCGAGATCTGGCAGGAGCAGCGCGACGACCTGATGGACGAGGTGTACGCGGTCACGGGCGCGGATCCCAAGTACTAA
- a CDS encoding ABC transporter permease, with amino-acid sequence MSGTDADDGGDSDGNGTLLDRFSSLGLRTGIGLAVLAMFALVVVAGQLLPDTPLGRFVDVLFANTTMSSALRLSVPIAFAALGGIFAEKSGVINIGLEGLLIIAAFAGVYVTDITGSVWFGLGGGIVASALLALLFAVVCIEFRADQIIAGLAVWLIALGLAPFLSQVVYGSTNTDGVATFRTVPAMLAESGVPVLSTVVVDWMARAAGLPTVGALFNATPVVYLMFVAVAVCWWVLNRTAFGRHVRASGENPKALDTAGVNVSLVRYKAAILSGVLAGIGGAALALSLGQFTGNGPTMVNGKGFIAIVAYLFGNYNPIGALLSTLLFAGLDALQLTLQARDIFAVPAALVRTVPYITVIVVLALFGRTRIPEAAGDHYESGEE; translated from the coding sequence ATGAGCGGGACCGACGCGGACGACGGAGGCGATTCCGACGGGAACGGGACGCTCCTCGATCGGTTCTCCTCGCTCGGGCTCAGAACCGGTATCGGCCTCGCGGTGCTGGCGATGTTCGCGCTCGTCGTGGTCGCCGGCCAACTCCTTCCTGACACTCCCCTCGGACGATTCGTGGACGTATTGTTCGCGAACACGACGATGTCGTCGGCGCTCCGGCTCTCAGTGCCCATCGCGTTCGCGGCGCTCGGGGGCATCTTCGCCGAGAAGTCCGGCGTCATCAACATCGGGCTCGAGGGGCTGCTCATCATCGCCGCGTTCGCGGGCGTGTACGTCACCGACATCACCGGGAGCGTCTGGTTCGGCCTGGGCGGCGGCATCGTCGCCTCCGCACTCCTCGCGCTGCTGTTCGCGGTCGTCTGCATCGAGTTCCGCGCCGACCAGATCATCGCGGGGCTCGCGGTGTGGCTCATCGCGCTCGGGCTGGCGCCGTTCCTCTCGCAGGTCGTCTACGGGAGCACGAACACCGACGGCGTGGCGACGTTCCGAACGGTTCCGGCGATGCTGGCGGAGAGCGGGGTTCCGGTGCTCTCGACGGTCGTCGTCGACTGGATGGCCCGGGCGGCGGGGCTCCCCACCGTCGGCGCGCTGTTCAACGCCACCCCCGTCGTGTACCTCATGTTCGTCGCGGTCGCGGTCTGCTGGTGGGTGCTCAACCGCACCGCGTTCGGCCGGCACGTTCGGGCCTCAGGCGAGAACCCGAAGGCGCTCGACACCGCCGGCGTGAACGTCTCGCTCGTGCGCTACAAGGCGGCCATCCTCTCGGGCGTGCTCGCCGGTATCGGCGGCGCGGCCCTGGCGCTCTCGCTCGGCCAGTTCACGGGCAACGGCCCGACGATGGTGAACGGCAAGGGGTTCATCGCCATCGTGGCGTACCTGTTCGGCAACTACAACCCGATCGGCGCGCTGCTGTCGACGCTGCTGTTCGCGGGACTCGACGCGCTCCAGCTCACCCTGCAGGCGCGGGACATCTTCGCCGTGCCGGCCGCGCTGGTCCGAACGGTTCCCTACATCACCGTCATCGTCGTGCTCGCGCTGTTCGGCCGGACGCGCATCCCCGAGGCCGCCGGCGATCACTACGAGTCCGGCGAGGAGTAG
- a CDS encoding ABC transporter permease: protein MSEGGPPSDDDAGDGRFSAFRERATPLLARLTRASATERLLISGSALLLSVVIGFFLILGAGRMTSCQSAAYSLLGVGFCYDPFVVYDRLFLGAFGNLAENPLNGQFATTLGETTVLLFTGLAVAVAFKAGIFNIGGQGQLVVGALATALAVLAASSFVSGLVGTLVLVPFGLVVGAVAGGLFGAIPGALKAYADANEVITTIMLNFVATSVALYLVQNHFKDPDSFATQTRALPEYAVFPRVVFPDRANVSLLALGFALVLAAAMAYLLVRTAFGYDLRTSGLQPEAAEYGGVDAARTVVASMALSGALAGIGGAVYVMMILGNFQTGVPDYGFDGITVSILAGNNPLGVAAAALLFGVLKSGSIVVDVGTDVPPQLVGVLRGLIVLFVAMPEFFRMAGRYAGLDTAERDTVAADGGRVVDDDGGSEGGEDR from the coding sequence ATGAGTGAGGGCGGCCCGCCGTCGGACGACGATGCGGGCGACGGCCGGTTCTCGGCGTTCCGCGAGCGGGCGACGCCGCTGCTCGCCCGGCTCACGCGCGCCTCCGCGACCGAGCGGCTCCTCATCTCCGGGTCGGCGCTGCTGCTGTCGGTCGTCATCGGCTTCTTCCTCATCCTCGGCGCGGGTCGGATGACGTCGTGCCAGTCGGCGGCGTACTCGCTGCTCGGGGTCGGCTTCTGCTACGACCCGTTCGTCGTGTACGACCGGCTGTTCCTCGGCGCGTTCGGGAACCTCGCGGAGAACCCGCTGAACGGCCAGTTCGCCACGACGCTCGGGGAGACGACGGTGCTGCTGTTCACGGGGCTCGCGGTCGCAGTCGCGTTCAAGGCCGGCATCTTCAACATCGGCGGCCAGGGCCAACTCGTCGTCGGCGCGCTGGCGACGGCGCTCGCGGTGCTCGCCGCCTCCTCGTTCGTCTCGGGGCTCGTCGGGACGCTCGTGCTCGTCCCGTTCGGCCTCGTCGTCGGGGCGGTGGCGGGCGGGCTGTTCGGGGCGATCCCCGGCGCGCTGAAGGCGTACGCCGACGCCAACGAGGTGATCACGACGATCATGCTGAACTTCGTCGCCACCTCGGTCGCGCTGTATCTCGTCCAGAACCACTTCAAGGACCCCGACAGCTTCGCGACCCAGACGCGTGCGCTGCCCGAGTACGCCGTGTTCCCGCGCGTCGTGTTCCCCGACCGGGCGAACGTGTCGCTGCTCGCGCTCGGCTTCGCGCTGGTGCTCGCGGCCGCGATGGCGTACCTGCTCGTCCGAACCGCGTTCGGCTACGACCTCCGGACGAGCGGGCTCCAGCCCGAGGCCGCCGAGTACGGCGGCGTCGACGCGGCGCGGACGGTCGTCGCCAGCATGGCGCTCTCGGGCGCGCTCGCCGGCATCGGCGGCGCGGTGTACGTCATGATGATCCTCGGCAACTTCCAGACGGGCGTCCCCGACTACGGCTTCGACGGCATCACCGTCTCCATCCTCGCGGGGAACAACCCGCTCGGGGTGGCGGCCGCGGCGCTGCTGTTCGGCGTGCTCAAATCGGGCAGCATCGTCGTCGACGTGGGGACGGACGTGCCGCCCCAGCTCGTCGGCGTGCTCCGGGGGCTCATCGTCCTCTTCGTCGCGATGCCGGAGTTCTTCCGGATGGCCGGCCGGTACGCCGGCCTCGACACCGCCGAGCGCGACACCGTCGCCGCGGACGGCGGACGGGTCGTCGACGACGACGGCGGGAGCGAGGGAGGTGAGGACCGATGA
- a CDS encoding ABC transporter ATP-binding protein yields the protein MTEAVRLDGITKRFPGVVANDDVTLSVERGTVHALLGENGAGKTTLMNVLYGLYDPTEGEVYVDGDGLETDEDGEYADPPRRFDSPRDAIDAGVGMIHQHFMLVDPMTVAENITLGNEPRKWGGLAIDRDAARAAVLDLSERYGFDVEPDATVADVSVGVQQRVEILKALYRGADVLILDEPTAVLTPQEVEDLFGVLEELTEQGKTVIFITHKLGEALEAADEVTVLRDGRNVGSVRTDDTSREELAELMVGREVVLETDSAPADPGGPILDVSGVSATDDRDVTAVDDVSFTLHEGEVFGIAGVDGNGQSELVDVITGLREPEAGSVTLAGRDVTEASRRERTRSGMAYIPEDRQERGLVMDFDLTENGVLGSQHDEPFARGGRLDWEHAGDHAEDVIAEYDVRPPDAAATAKSLSGGNQQKFIVGREFAREPTCLVASHPTRGVDIGSTEFIHDRLVDLRDDGRGVLLVSSKLDEVRGLSDRLAVMYRGRIVAVVDPDEVTEEQLGLLMAGEEPESVPHASTGAVTEGGSPGRTSESDEVGDPSRDPGSGEVSHE from the coding sequence ATGACTGAGGCGGTTCGTCTCGACGGGATCACGAAACGCTTCCCCGGAGTCGTCGCCAACGACGACGTGACGCTGTCCGTCGAGCGAGGGACGGTGCACGCCCTGCTCGGCGAGAACGGCGCCGGCAAGACGACGCTGATGAACGTCCTCTACGGGCTGTACGACCCGACCGAGGGCGAGGTGTACGTCGACGGCGACGGGCTGGAGACGGACGAGGACGGCGAGTACGCCGACCCGCCGCGCCGGTTCGACTCGCCGCGGGACGCAATCGACGCCGGGGTCGGGATGATCCACCAGCACTTCATGCTGGTCGACCCGATGACCGTCGCCGAGAACATCACGCTCGGCAACGAGCCGCGCAAGTGGGGCGGGCTGGCGATCGACCGGGACGCCGCCCGGGCCGCCGTGCTCGACCTCTCCGAGCGGTACGGCTTCGACGTGGAACCCGACGCGACGGTCGCGGACGTGAGCGTCGGCGTCCAGCAGCGCGTCGAGATCCTGAAGGCGCTGTACCGCGGTGCCGACGTCCTCATCCTCGACGAGCCGACGGCGGTGCTCACGCCCCAGGAGGTCGAGGACCTGTTCGGGGTGCTCGAGGAGCTGACCGAGCAGGGGAAGACGGTCATCTTCATCACGCACAAGCTGGGAGAGGCGCTGGAGGCGGCCGACGAGGTGACGGTGCTCCGCGACGGGCGAAACGTCGGCAGCGTCCGGACCGACGACACCTCCCGGGAGGAGCTCGCCGAACTGATGGTCGGGCGCGAGGTGGTGCTCGAGACCGACTCGGCGCCGGCCGACCCCGGCGGGCCGATCCTCGACGTGTCGGGCGTCTCGGCGACCGACGACCGGGACGTGACCGCCGTCGACGACGTCTCGTTCACGCTCCACGAGGGCGAGGTGTTCGGCATCGCCGGCGTCGACGGCAACGGACAGTCCGAACTCGTCGACGTGATCACCGGCCTGCGCGAGCCCGAGGCGGGCAGCGTGACGCTCGCTGGCAGGGACGTGACGGAGGCGTCGCGGCGCGAGCGAACGCGCTCCGGCATGGCGTACATCCCCGAGGACCGGCAGGAGCGCGGGCTCGTCATGGACTTCGACCTGACCGAGAACGGCGTGCTCGGCTCCCAGCACGACGAGCCGTTCGCTCGCGGCGGGCGCCTCGACTGGGAGCACGCCGGCGACCACGCCGAGGACGTGATCGCGGAGTACGACGTGCGGCCGCCGGACGCGGCCGCGACCGCGAAGTCGCTCTCCGGGGGCAACCAGCAGAAGTTCATCGTCGGGCGTGAGTTCGCCCGCGAGCCGACCTGCCTCGTCGCCTCCCACCCGACCCGCGGCGTCGACATCGGCTCGACGGAGTTCATCCACGACCGGCTCGTCGACCTCCGGGACGACGGCCGGGGGGTGCTCCTCGTCTCCTCGAAGCTTGACGAGGTCCGGGGGCTCTCCGACCGCCTCGCCGTGATGTACCGCGGCCGCATCGTCGCCGTCGTCGACCCCGACGAGGTGACCGAGGAACAGCTCGGGCTGCTGATGGCGGGCGAGGAGCCCGAGTCGGTGCCGCACGCCTCGACGGGGGCGGTCACGGAGGGGGGGAGTCCGGGCCGGACCTCGGAGTCCGACGAGGTGGGTGACCCGAGCCGGGATCCCGGCTCGGGCGAGGTGAGCCATGAGTGA
- a CDS encoding BMP family lipoprotein: protein MSRDIDRRTFVKGASAAGIVGLAGCTGGPEDDGSSGNGDGSTDEPTDTEATSDEGTGAGGSAEGSAELNVGMVYATGGLGDGSFNDQAQTGIKQSAEEFDVSYDESQPGSVSEFATYQQQYAQSTDPDYGLVSCIGFLQADALSETSGNFPDQDFMIVDSVVESDNVASYVFAEHEGSFLVGQLAGILTSQSFSAGSGSTQSDSTSVGFVGGVESSLIQKFEAGYKAGVKHANSDVDIKTTYVGDFNDPSGGQEAALAMYNDGADIVYHAAGNTGTGVFQAAQEAGCFAIGVDQDQSKTRSNYADVILASMVKRVDTAVYNAVEAKVNGEFQSGSTVALGLEQEGVAAVYGAELGSEISSDVKTQISESRQSIIDGGLEVPQTPGEL, encoded by the coding sequence ATGTCCCGAGACATAGACAGACGCACGTTCGTGAAGGGAGCCAGCGCGGCCGGCATCGTCGGCCTCGCAGGTTGTACCGGCGGCCCGGAGGACGACGGTTCCTCCGGGAACGGCGACGGCTCGACCGACGAACCGACCGACACCGAGGCGACGTCGGACGAGGGGACGGGCGCGGGCGGCTCCGCGGAGGGCTCGGCCGAGCTCAACGTCGGGATGGTGTACGCGACCGGCGGCCTGGGCGACGGCTCGTTCAACGACCAGGCACAGACCGGCATCAAGCAGTCCGCCGAGGAGTTCGACGTCTCCTACGACGAGTCCCAGCCGGGTTCGGTCTCCGAGTTCGCGACGTACCAGCAGCAGTACGCCCAGTCGACCGATCCGGACTACGGGCTGGTCTCCTGCATCGGCTTCCTGCAGGCCGACGCGCTCTCGGAGACCTCGGGCAACTTCCCGGACCAGGACTTCATGATCGTCGACTCCGTGGTCGAGAGCGACAACGTCGCCTCCTACGTGTTCGCGGAGCACGAGGGCTCGTTCCTCGTCGGCCAGCTCGCGGGCATCCTCACGTCCCAGTCGTTCTCGGCGGGGTCGGGCTCGACCCAGTCCGACTCGACCAGCGTCGGCTTCGTGGGTGGCGTCGAGAGCAGCCTCATCCAGAAGTTCGAGGCCGGCTACAAGGCGGGCGTGAAGCACGCCAACTCGGACGTGGACATCAAGACGACGTACGTCGGCGACTTCAACGACCCGAGCGGCGGCCAGGAGGCCGCGCTCGCGATGTACAACGACGGCGCCGACATCGTCTACCACGCGGCGGGCAACACCGGGACGGGCGTCTTCCAGGCGGCCCAGGAGGCCGGCTGCTTCGCGATCGGCGTCGACCAGGACCAGTCCAAGACGCGGTCGAACTACGCCGACGTGATCCTCGCGTCGATGGTCAAGCGCGTCGACACCGCCGTCTACAACGCCGTCGAGGCGAAGGTGAACGGCGAGTTCCAGTCGGGTTCGACCGTCGCGCTCGGTCTGGAGCAGGAGGGCGTCGCCGCCGTCTACGGCGCGGAACTCGGCAGCGAGATCTCCTCGGACGTCAAGACGCAGATCTCGGAGTCCCGCCAGTCGATCATCGACGGGGGCCTCGAGGTCCCGCAGACCCCCGGCGAACTGTAA
- a CDS encoding phosphohexomutase domain-containing protein produces MDLFGTAGIRGSAEERVTPELALDVARAVGAAAVEVGDHEFVVARDGRVTGPSLAAAVEAGLTSAGADVIRLGQLPTPGLAFASRGRRGVMLTASHNPPADNGIKVFSDGVEYAETAETDVEERVAGGVPPAHWDEWGDVSAADVLETYRDAVAAYASGFGADPDGLRVAVDCGNGMASLATPHVLRALGADVVTLNANVDGHFPGRESKPTAESLADLRAFVRDGGAAFGIGHDGDADRIVLVDGEGEVVHEDTVLAILAELYVRESDAADPVVVTTPNASGRIDERVREAGGRVERVALGYLHDGIASARDDGGDVVFAAEPWKHIHTGFGGWIDGVTSAAVLTRLVAEAAAESSDTDVGAIGGLAGLRSPVTERPYRKRSVDCPDGAKEAVMDRLGTTLPERFPGATVSTEYGVRLTFPDDAWALVRPSGTEPYVRVYAESDDVDALVAEVTGVVEAAVEGAGER; encoded by the coding sequence ATGGACCTGTTCGGTACCGCCGGTATCCGGGGGAGCGCCGAGGAGCGCGTCACGCCCGAACTCGCGCTCGACGTGGCGCGCGCCGTCGGCGCGGCGGCGGTCGAGGTGGGCGACCACGAGTTCGTCGTCGCACGCGACGGCCGCGTCACCGGCCCGTCGCTCGCGGCCGCGGTGGAGGCGGGACTCACCTCCGCCGGCGCCGACGTGATACGCCTCGGCCAGCTTCCGACGCCGGGGCTCGCGTTCGCCTCGCGCGGGCGCCGCGGCGTGATGCTCACCGCGTCGCACAACCCCCCTGCCGACAACGGCATCAAGGTGTTCAGCGACGGCGTCGAGTACGCCGAGACGGCCGAGACAGACGTCGAGGAGCGGGTCGCGGGGGGCGTCCCGCCCGCCCACTGGGACGAGTGGGGCGACGTCTCCGCGGCCGACGTGCTGGAGACGTACCGCGACGCGGTCGCCGCGTACGCGTCGGGGTTCGGCGCCGACCCGGACGGCCTCCGCGTCGCCGTCGACTGCGGCAACGGGATGGCCTCGCTCGCGACCCCGCACGTCCTCCGCGCGCTCGGCGCCGACGTGGTGACCCTGAACGCGAACGTGGACGGGCACTTCCCCGGCCGCGAGTCGAAGCCGACCGCGGAGTCACTCGCGGACCTCCGGGCGTTCGTCCGGGACGGCGGGGCCGCGTTCGGCATCGGTCACGACGGCGACGCCGATCGCATCGTGCTCGTCGACGGCGAGGGGGAGGTCGTCCACGAGGACACCGTGCTCGCCATCCTCGCCGAGTTGTACGTCAGGGAGAGCGACGCGGCCGACCCCGTCGTCGTGACGACGCCGAACGCCTCGGGCCGCATCGACGAGCGCGTCCGCGAGGCGGGCGGGCGCGTCGAGCGCGTCGCGCTCGGCTACCTCCACGACGGCATCGCGTCGGCCCGGGACGACGGCGGCGACGTGGTGTTCGCGGCCGAGCCGTGGAAGCACATCCACACTGGGTTCGGCGGCTGGATCGACGGGGTGACGAGCGCGGCGGTGCTGACCCGTCTCGTCGCCGAGGCGGCCGCCGAGTCCTCGGACACCGACGTCGGGGCCATCGGCGGCCTCGCCGGCCTCCGTTCCCCGGTGACGGAGCGACCGTACCGGAAGCGGAGCGTCGACTGCCCGGACGGGGCGAAGGAGGCCGTCATGGATCGTCTCGGGACGACGCTCCCCGAGCGCTTCCCCGGGGCGACCGTCTCGACGGAGTACGGCGTCCGACTCACCTTCCCGGACGACGCGTGGGCGCTCGTCCGGCCGAGCGGGACCGAACCGTACGTCCGCGTGTACGCCGAAAGCGACGACGTGGACGCGCTGGTGGCGGAGGTGACCGGGGTCGTCGAGGCGGCCGTCGAGGGGGCGGGCGAGCGGTAG
- a CDS encoding acylphosphatase, which yields MSDATDGSDATGDRVRAHVFVSGRVQGVYYRASTRDAARDRGVHGWVRNLDDGRVEAVFEGSRDDVEAMVEWCRTGSDAAVVEDVDAEYGDPEGESGFVVRR from the coding sequence ATGAGCGACGCGACAGACGGGAGCGACGCGACCGGGGACCGCGTCCGCGCGCACGTGTTCGTCTCCGGGAGAGTCCAGGGCGTCTACTACCGGGCGAGCACCCGCGACGCCGCGAGGGACCGCGGCGTCCACGGCTGGGTTCGGAACCTGGACGACGGCCGCGTCGAAGCGGTCTTCGAGGGGAGCCGCGACGACGTGGAGGCCATGGTCGAGTGGTGCCGGACCGGGAGCGACGCCGCCGTCGTCGAGGACGTCGACGCCGAGTACGGCGACCCCGAAGGGGAGTCGGGGTTCGTCGTCCGGCGCTGA